CCGATCGGTGCCCGTGCGTCAGATACCGTCATCCTCCGCTTCCACTTCAGCGATCCGCGCCCGAACATCTGAATCGTTGGCGATGCGCGGTGGAAGTTTGGTTCTCGAGTCAACTTGGGTCGTGAGGATCTGGGTTGTGGCCACTGCCGCGTCTGTGAGGTCGGCTCCTTTCAGATCGGCTCCATCCAAGTCCGCCTCACTGAGAGTCAAACCGACCAGTTTTGTTCGGTACAGAATTGCGCCACGTAGGTCGGTGCCGATCAAGTCCGCGTCGCGAAGGTCCGAGCCTCTTAGGTCCGCTTTGCGCAGGTCGGCGTCGGATAGGTCCGCACCGCGCAGGTTTGCTATGGCCGGCGTCGCTTCCCTGAGGTCTGCGTCGCGCAGGTCGGCGTTGGCCAGGTTGGTGCTTGCGAGCCTTGCACCTCGAAGGTCCGCGCCGCTCAAGTCTGCGTCGCTCAGGTCGGCGCGGCGGAGGATTGCTCTGCGCAGCTGGGCCGGCTTGCGGTCGGAGGGCCACTGTCCCAGTTCGACGCCAGGAAGGTGGGCAGAGCGAAGGTCGGGAACGAAGGAGCGGTCATGGACAGAATTACGGCTACTGATCACATCAAGCGCAGCCAGGACGTCGGGCGCGACCTGTCGGTCCACTTTCGGCGGAGTGCTGGCGTGCAGGCGAATGTAGGTGGCAAGCACGTTGGCGATGGTGGGGTGGTCACGGGGAGAGTCCTCCATGATGCGCTGCAGGGCATAGATGCCGCCCAAGCGCACGTCCACTGCGTCGTCGCCCAGGTTGCCCACGGCGGCGGTGTAGCGATCGGTGACCCACCCCTCCCTACCGTTGCGCAGCTCTTCTCTGCTGATCCTCATTTGGTCGCTCACCTGATGGTTGGAGAACCATAGGCTCAGCACGGCCACGACGGTGGCAAGCAGCACCGAAGCCAGCTCAACCAGGCGAGCCCAATCGAGCCCCTGGCGCTCAGGGACACCACCGACTCGTTGCGAGCCGTCACTAGCCTCGGCGGGACGAGACCTGGTCATGGGGTGCAGTGCAGCTCTCCGCGCAACTGCCGGCAATGTGCTGGGCGGACGGCGGGAGCTGGCAGGCGAACCGCTCCCAGCCTGGAAGGCCCGCCTGGCCGCGCGGTGCAGCTGGTGACTCCGTCGATAGCCCACGGTGCATTACACCGCCATCGCCGGCCGCCCTCAGTGGTTTCTGCAAAAGCTATGACGTATCCCCTGATCCATGATGCTGTGTGCCGAGGTGGCTCAGCCAAGGGCAGTGGGGGCGAGGCGGATGGTGTGCGGCTGCAAGGAGGGCGACAGGACTGGTTATGAGAGCGGATGTGATGGCGGGGCCCATGCGCTCTGGTCTTCCCTTGCTGCGCATGCATGAGTCTTCGATAGGCCGGAACAACTCACTACCCGTAGGGCACAACAGCTTCAGGCGGGCTCCACGCCAACCAACGCCAGCAAACACCGCTTAGTTTGGTCAGCCATTTGGCTTGACTATCTCCGCTGATGATG
This Streptomyces sp. NBC_01283 DNA region includes the following protein-coding sequences:
- a CDS encoding pentapeptide repeat-containing protein, whose product is MTRSRPAEASDGSQRVGGVPERQGLDWARLVELASVLLATVVAVLSLWFSNHQVSDQMRISREELRNGREGWVTDRYTAAVGNLGDDAVDVRLGGIYALQRIMEDSPRDHPTIANVLATYIRLHASTPPKVDRQVAPDVLAALDVISSRNSVHDRSFVPDLRSAHLPGVELGQWPSDRKPAQLRRAILRRADLSDADLSGADLRGARLASTNLANADLRDADLREATPAIANLRGADLSDADLRKADLRGSDLRDADLIGTDLRGAILYRTKLVGLTLSEADLDGADLKGADLTDAAVATTQILTTQVDSRTKLPPRIANDSDVRARIAEVEAEDDGI